From the genome of Ctenopharyngodon idella isolate HZGC_01 chromosome 23, HZGC01, whole genome shotgun sequence, one region includes:
- the LOC127506280 gene encoding centrosome and spindle pole associated protein 1 isoform X2, translated as MNVNISNFMEERRADTEEAPYMEMKTSFGNKENIKPANKTQPSQPKQTKEESFGLSLPLGEEYERKKQKLKQELRLDYRRFVSEKKNQMIADPLPQSHMLSLPIKERRSAKEKLQDERNKEYNLFLRGQEEPQKIGKSSSTPQALDRFGSITPKYPAGSPEVQVQRGSQGPENITFSRRDVATLTEPISGVPKVSRPRRHWAETPNRWGGPYRDHTSSDEEIELPEKERLRNVQEDTGATRRGGKHDNSSHSLQAPARAQNRSVNEQNMTEFATGLMIGAAEGDEASQRRKEHYRLELLQQIAEQQKNKRKEKELELRVAATGAVDPEKKPDRIKQFGAVTREYEGRRRDVPYHPGLGPEVFRADSARRLKEDKPPQAPKESAPPERPRVAFQSPSLDHSTVLSRLANTSGFGLEAGANGTTPVTEDNYRSLSRTLGEIVAPRITGVRPPLGPSLADSYQTPYDNAYYYYGARNPLDPNLAHYGPAGDQQSHIPPEAHWPVLQPPSGGLTQAISHAGVVPSGPSFFSHKRLQQPKESAVSHQEALKQQIQERQQRRHREKVETELYDAKLEAEMKAYEPWGRGGGGAPLRDNHGNLISDLKQMHKSNVEAYDSGGRVAQIPVASRTEPVGFGSSQPPVQARGNLFNELPSPQQLHDQEKYKDCLKQQIEEKRRKEAEERERSRLEDEKEERRLAEQRARIQREFEEEQERKRQKEKEQIAKNEELIRQAEDRRKEAEKMKKEAEEKENEALRKRLEREKQTHMEEVHRAPSPPLPTLQKKLRQQMPRPPSLESHRSSATVSMRSMSAPHSPPVPARRNEIRATEKQTVIRELSALRRQLRSEQRRLEGQLMQSNGNDHTPPVHGRPREHLLEDVFEVARLRKEVPIRRPASHTTAAANMHNLQEFNHLKYRDGASREEVRQAYPDPPSDDHSLDIQQQALLRQQQRTINSLRRGRPAGQSVYYFDMVSSGKQHLEQRLNSAENPGRRLLLDSESAFIDPSGNSFHLHSRRDQRARRAVRKADISDDVVNRYTRPDSGPDSQSLHSLTSTEIERLRERTKNKMTSLNNMREHDWRSGEVSAEEGEELWSQTPSTNRRVSIDTIATDPWLRPSSSDTLKRFMGGHRPSNRNHAGQDWEGPSTYHG; from the exons ATGAATGTCAACATCAGCAACTTTATGGAGGAGAGAAGGGCGGACACAGAAGAAGCACCGTACATGGAGATGAAG ACAAGTTTTGGTAACAAGGAGAACATCAAACCTGCTAACAAAACACAACCTTCACAACCCAAACAGACCAAAG AAGAGAGTTTTGGCCTCAGTTTACCTCTGGGAGAAGAATATGAACGAAAAAAGCAGAAGTTAAAGCAAGAGCTACGTCTTGATTACCGGCGCTTTGTGTCTGAG aaaaaaaatcaaatgattGCTGATCCACTTCCACAGTCGCACATGCTCTCTCTCCCCATAAAAGAACGGAGATCAGCGAAG GAAAAGCTGCAAGATGAGAGGAACAAGGAGTATAATCTGTTTCTCCGAGGACAAGAGGAACCACAGAAAATAGGGAAATCTTCAAGCACTCCACAG GCCCTGGATCGTTTTGGCTCTATTACTCCAAAGTACCCTGCTGGTTCTCCAGAGGTACAAGTGCAAAGAGGCAGTCAGGGCCCAGAGAACATCACGTTCTCAAGGAGGGATGTTGCCACTCTAACTGAGCCCATTTCCGGAGTGCCTAAGGTATCAAGGCCACGGAGACACTGGGCAGAGACGCCGAATCGCTGGGGAGGCCCTTACCGAGATCACACCAGTTCTGATGAGGAGATAGAGCTCCCAGAGAAGGAAAGGCTTAGAAATGTACAGGAAGACACTGGTGCAACCAGGAGAGGAGGAAAACACGACAATAGCTCACACAG TCTACAAGCACCGGCTCGAGCGCAAAACAGATCTGTCAATGAGCAGAACATGACAGAGTTTGCTACAGGACTCATGATTG GTGCTGCTGAAGGGGATGAGGCCTCTCAGAGGAGGAAGGAACATTATAGACTTGAGCTGCTACAGCAAATAGCCGAGCAACAGAAGAACAAAAGGAA GGAAAAGGAACTTGAGTTGAGAGTGGCTGCAACAGGCGCTGTTGATCCAGAAAAAAAG CCAGACAGAATCAAACAATTTGGTGCAGTGACCCGGGAGTATGAGGGCAGGAGAAGGGATGTGCCTTACCACCCAGGGCTGGGTCCTGAGGTCTTCAGGGCTGACTCTGCCAGGCGGCTCAAAGAAGACAAACCTCCACAAGCACCAAAGGAGAGCGCACCTCCCGAGAGACCTCGTGTTGCTTTCCAGTCCCCGTCTCTGGACCACAGCACTGTCTTAAGCCGGCTGGCTAACACATCAGGCTTTGGTCTGGAGGCTGGAGCCAATGGTACCACCCCTGTTACTGAAGACAATTACAGAAGCCTCTCAAGAACCCTGGGGGAGATAGTTGCCCCAAG AATTACAGGTGTGCGTCCTCCGTTGGGTCCTTCCCTCGCAGACTCCTATCAAACTCCTTATGATAATGCATATTACTATTATGGAGCCAGAAATCCTCTAGACCCCAATCTGGCCCACT ATGGACCAGCAGGGGATCAACAGTCACACATCCCTCCAGAAGCACATTGGCCAGTTCTGCAGCCTCCCTCTGGAGGCCTCACACA AGCGATCAGCCATGCTGGAGTTGTTCCCTCAGGACCATCGTTCTTTTCTCACAAGAGGCTGCAGCAGCCCAAGGAAAGTGCTGTTAGCCATCAGGAAGCCCTTAAGCAGCAG ATTCAAGAACGACAGCAGAGACGACATCGTGAGAAGGTGGAAACAGAGCTGTATGATGCTAAATTAGAGGCTGAGATGAAGGCCTACGAGCCCTGGGGAAGAGGTGGAGGAGGAGCCCCTCTTAGGGACAATCATGGAAATCTTATCA gtgatttgaaacaaatgCATAAATCAAATGTGGAAGCTTATGATTCTGGAGGCAGAGTAGCCCAGATTCCAGTGGCTTCTAGGACAG AGCCTGTAGGTTTTGGCTCTTCTCAGCCACCTGTACAAGCACGGGGTAACCTTTTCAACGAACTGCCCTCTCCACAGCAGCTTCATGACCAGGAAAAGTACAAAGATTGTTTGAAACAACAG ATCGAGGAAAAGAGGAGAAAGGAGGCAGAAGAGAGGGAGCGGAGCAGGCTCGAGGATGAGAAAGAAGAGAGGCGGCTGGCCGAACAGCGAGCTCGGATCCAAAGGGAGTTTGAGGAAGAGCAGGAGCGGAAGCgtcagaaagagaaagag CAAATAGCCAAAAATGAGGAGTTGATCAGGCAAGCCGAAGATCGCCGTAAAGAGGCTgagaaaatgaagaaagaaGCGGAGGAGAAAGAGAATGAGGCCCTGAGGAAGAGACTCGAGAGAGAGAAGCAGACACATATGGAGGAG GTCCACAGGGCACCGTCACCACCCCTACCAACCTTGCAGAAGAAACTACGTCAGCAGATGCCTAGACCTCCATCGCTGGAGAGCCACCGCTCTTCTGCAACTGTGTCT ATGCGCTCGATGTCAGCACCACATTCTCCACCGGTGCCTGCCCGCAGGAACGAGATCAGGGCCACAG aaaagCAGACAGTAATCAGGGAGTTATCAGCCTTGCGTAGGCAGCTGCGGAGTGAACAGAGACGTCTGGAGGGACAGTTAATGCAGTCCAACGGAAATGACCACACCCCTCCTGTTCATGGCAG GCCAAGAGAACACCTCCTGGAGGATGTTTTTGAAGTGGCAAGACTACGCAAAGAAGTGCCCATCAGGAGGCCGGCTTCCCACACCACCGCAGCAGCCAACATGCACAACCTACAAGAGTTTAATCATCTGAAGTACAGAG ATGGTGCATCTCGTGAGGAGGTGCGGCAGGCATATCCTGACCCCCCCAGTGACGATCACAGTCTAGATATCCAGCAACAGGCTCTATTACGACAACAGCAACGAACCATAAACAGCCTGAGGAGGGGCAGACCTGCTGGTCAGTCTGTTT ATTACTTTGATATGGTGTCTTCAGGAAAGCAGCATCTTGAGCAG AGGCTGAATTCTGCAGAGAATCCAGGCAGACGCTTGCTGTTAGACTCAGAGAGTGCCTTTATTG ACCCCAGTGGCAATTCATTCCATCTACATTCCCGGCGTGACCAGAGAGCGAGACGGGCAGTTAGGAAGGCAGACATCTCTGAT GATGTGGTAAACAGGTACACTCGACCTGACAGTGGTCCTGACAGCCAGTCCCTGCACTCACTAACCAGCACAGAAATAGAGCGGCTGAGGGAGCGCACAAAGAACAAGATGACATCGCTGAACAACATGAGAGAACATGACTGGAGATCAG GGGAAGTGTCAGCTGAGGAAGGGGAGGAGCTATGGTCACAGACTCCTTCAACCAACCGGCGTGTTTCCATTGACACCATTGCCACAGACCCCTGGTTACGTCCTAGTTCCTCAGATACTCTGAAGAGGTTCATGGGTGGTCACAGGCCATCCAACCGAAACCATGCAGGCCAGGATTGGGAAGGGCCGTCCACTTACCATGGTTAA
- the LOC127506280 gene encoding centrosome and spindle pole associated protein 1 isoform X1: MNVNISNFMEERRADTEEAPYMEMKTSFGNKENIKPANKTQPSQPKQTKEESFGLSLPLGEEYERKKQKLKQELRLDYRRFVSEKKNQMIADPLPQSHMLSLPIKERRSAKEKLQDERNKEYNLFLRGQEEPQKIGKSSSTPQALDRFGSITPKYPAGSPEVQVQRGSQGPENITFSRRDVATLTEPISGVPKVSRPRRHWAETPNRWGGPYRDHTSSDEEIELPEKERLRNVQEDTGATRRGGKHDNSSHSLQAPARAQNRSVNEQNMTEFATGLMIGAAEGDEASQRRKEHYRLELLQQIAEQQKNKRKEKELELRVAATGAVDPEKKPDRIKQFGAVTREYEGRRRDVPYHPGLGPEVFRADSARRLKEDKPPQAPKESAPPERPRVAFQSPSLDHSTVLSRLANTSGFGLEAGANGTTPVTEDNYRSLSRTLGEIVAPRITGVRPPLGPSLADSYQTPYDNAYYYYGARNPLDPNLAHYGPAGDQQSHIPPEAHWPVLQPPSGGLTQAISHAGVVPSGPSFFSHKRLQQPKESAVSHQEALKQQIQERQQRRHREKVETELYDAKLEAEMKAYEPWGRGGGGAPLRDNHGNLISDLKQMHKSNVEAYDSGGRVAQIPVASRTEPVGFGSSQPPVQARGNLFNELPSPQQLHDQEKYKDCLKQQIEEKRRKEAEERERSRLEDEKEERRLAEQRARIQREFEEEQERKRQKEKEQIAKNEELIRQAEDRRKEAEKMKKEAEEKENEALRKRLEREKQTHMEEVHRAPSPPLPTLQKKLRQQMPRPPSLESHRSSATVSMRSMSAPHSPPVPARRNEIRATEEKQTVIRELSALRRQLRSEQRRLEGQLMQSNGNDHTPPVHGRPREHLLEDVFEVARLRKEVPIRRPASHTTAAANMHNLQEFNHLKYRDGASREEVRQAYPDPPSDDHSLDIQQQALLRQQQRTINSLRRGRPAGQSVYYFDMVSSGKQHLEQRLNSAENPGRRLLLDSESAFIDPSGNSFHLHSRRDQRARRAVRKADISDDVVNRYTRPDSGPDSQSLHSLTSTEIERLRERTKNKMTSLNNMREHDWRSGEVSAEEGEELWSQTPSTNRRVSIDTIATDPWLRPSSSDTLKRFMGGHRPSNRNHAGQDWEGPSTYHG, from the exons ATGAATGTCAACATCAGCAACTTTATGGAGGAGAGAAGGGCGGACACAGAAGAAGCACCGTACATGGAGATGAAG ACAAGTTTTGGTAACAAGGAGAACATCAAACCTGCTAACAAAACACAACCTTCACAACCCAAACAGACCAAAG AAGAGAGTTTTGGCCTCAGTTTACCTCTGGGAGAAGAATATGAACGAAAAAAGCAGAAGTTAAAGCAAGAGCTACGTCTTGATTACCGGCGCTTTGTGTCTGAG aaaaaaaatcaaatgattGCTGATCCACTTCCACAGTCGCACATGCTCTCTCTCCCCATAAAAGAACGGAGATCAGCGAAG GAAAAGCTGCAAGATGAGAGGAACAAGGAGTATAATCTGTTTCTCCGAGGACAAGAGGAACCACAGAAAATAGGGAAATCTTCAAGCACTCCACAG GCCCTGGATCGTTTTGGCTCTATTACTCCAAAGTACCCTGCTGGTTCTCCAGAGGTACAAGTGCAAAGAGGCAGTCAGGGCCCAGAGAACATCACGTTCTCAAGGAGGGATGTTGCCACTCTAACTGAGCCCATTTCCGGAGTGCCTAAGGTATCAAGGCCACGGAGACACTGGGCAGAGACGCCGAATCGCTGGGGAGGCCCTTACCGAGATCACACCAGTTCTGATGAGGAGATAGAGCTCCCAGAGAAGGAAAGGCTTAGAAATGTACAGGAAGACACTGGTGCAACCAGGAGAGGAGGAAAACACGACAATAGCTCACACAG TCTACAAGCACCGGCTCGAGCGCAAAACAGATCTGTCAATGAGCAGAACATGACAGAGTTTGCTACAGGACTCATGATTG GTGCTGCTGAAGGGGATGAGGCCTCTCAGAGGAGGAAGGAACATTATAGACTTGAGCTGCTACAGCAAATAGCCGAGCAACAGAAGAACAAAAGGAA GGAAAAGGAACTTGAGTTGAGAGTGGCTGCAACAGGCGCTGTTGATCCAGAAAAAAAG CCAGACAGAATCAAACAATTTGGTGCAGTGACCCGGGAGTATGAGGGCAGGAGAAGGGATGTGCCTTACCACCCAGGGCTGGGTCCTGAGGTCTTCAGGGCTGACTCTGCCAGGCGGCTCAAAGAAGACAAACCTCCACAAGCACCAAAGGAGAGCGCACCTCCCGAGAGACCTCGTGTTGCTTTCCAGTCCCCGTCTCTGGACCACAGCACTGTCTTAAGCCGGCTGGCTAACACATCAGGCTTTGGTCTGGAGGCTGGAGCCAATGGTACCACCCCTGTTACTGAAGACAATTACAGAAGCCTCTCAAGAACCCTGGGGGAGATAGTTGCCCCAAG AATTACAGGTGTGCGTCCTCCGTTGGGTCCTTCCCTCGCAGACTCCTATCAAACTCCTTATGATAATGCATATTACTATTATGGAGCCAGAAATCCTCTAGACCCCAATCTGGCCCACT ATGGACCAGCAGGGGATCAACAGTCACACATCCCTCCAGAAGCACATTGGCCAGTTCTGCAGCCTCCCTCTGGAGGCCTCACACA AGCGATCAGCCATGCTGGAGTTGTTCCCTCAGGACCATCGTTCTTTTCTCACAAGAGGCTGCAGCAGCCCAAGGAAAGTGCTGTTAGCCATCAGGAAGCCCTTAAGCAGCAG ATTCAAGAACGACAGCAGAGACGACATCGTGAGAAGGTGGAAACAGAGCTGTATGATGCTAAATTAGAGGCTGAGATGAAGGCCTACGAGCCCTGGGGAAGAGGTGGAGGAGGAGCCCCTCTTAGGGACAATCATGGAAATCTTATCA gtgatttgaaacaaatgCATAAATCAAATGTGGAAGCTTATGATTCTGGAGGCAGAGTAGCCCAGATTCCAGTGGCTTCTAGGACAG AGCCTGTAGGTTTTGGCTCTTCTCAGCCACCTGTACAAGCACGGGGTAACCTTTTCAACGAACTGCCCTCTCCACAGCAGCTTCATGACCAGGAAAAGTACAAAGATTGTTTGAAACAACAG ATCGAGGAAAAGAGGAGAAAGGAGGCAGAAGAGAGGGAGCGGAGCAGGCTCGAGGATGAGAAAGAAGAGAGGCGGCTGGCCGAACAGCGAGCTCGGATCCAAAGGGAGTTTGAGGAAGAGCAGGAGCGGAAGCgtcagaaagagaaagag CAAATAGCCAAAAATGAGGAGTTGATCAGGCAAGCCGAAGATCGCCGTAAAGAGGCTgagaaaatgaagaaagaaGCGGAGGAGAAAGAGAATGAGGCCCTGAGGAAGAGACTCGAGAGAGAGAAGCAGACACATATGGAGGAG GTCCACAGGGCACCGTCACCACCCCTACCAACCTTGCAGAAGAAACTACGTCAGCAGATGCCTAGACCTCCATCGCTGGAGAGCCACCGCTCTTCTGCAACTGTGTCT ATGCGCTCGATGTCAGCACCACATTCTCCACCGGTGCCTGCCCGCAGGAACGAGATCAGGGCCACAG aagaaaagCAGACAGTAATCAGGGAGTTATCAGCCTTGCGTAGGCAGCTGCGGAGTGAACAGAGACGTCTGGAGGGACAGTTAATGCAGTCCAACGGAAATGACCACACCCCTCCTGTTCATGGCAG GCCAAGAGAACACCTCCTGGAGGATGTTTTTGAAGTGGCAAGACTACGCAAAGAAGTGCCCATCAGGAGGCCGGCTTCCCACACCACCGCAGCAGCCAACATGCACAACCTACAAGAGTTTAATCATCTGAAGTACAGAG ATGGTGCATCTCGTGAGGAGGTGCGGCAGGCATATCCTGACCCCCCCAGTGACGATCACAGTCTAGATATCCAGCAACAGGCTCTATTACGACAACAGCAACGAACCATAAACAGCCTGAGGAGGGGCAGACCTGCTGGTCAGTCTGTTT ATTACTTTGATATGGTGTCTTCAGGAAAGCAGCATCTTGAGCAG AGGCTGAATTCTGCAGAGAATCCAGGCAGACGCTTGCTGTTAGACTCAGAGAGTGCCTTTATTG ACCCCAGTGGCAATTCATTCCATCTACATTCCCGGCGTGACCAGAGAGCGAGACGGGCAGTTAGGAAGGCAGACATCTCTGAT GATGTGGTAAACAGGTACACTCGACCTGACAGTGGTCCTGACAGCCAGTCCCTGCACTCACTAACCAGCACAGAAATAGAGCGGCTGAGGGAGCGCACAAAGAACAAGATGACATCGCTGAACAACATGAGAGAACATGACTGGAGATCAG GGGAAGTGTCAGCTGAGGAAGGGGAGGAGCTATGGTCACAGACTCCTTCAACCAACCGGCGTGTTTCCATTGACACCATTGCCACAGACCCCTGGTTACGTCCTAGTTCCTCAGATACTCTGAAGAGGTTCATGGGTGGTCACAGGCCATCCAACCGAAACCATGCAGGCCAGGATTGGGAAGGGCCGTCCACTTACCATGGTTAA
- the LOC127506280 gene encoding centrosome and spindle pole associated protein 1 isoform X3, which yields MNVNISNFMEERRADTEEAPYMEMKTSFGNKENIKPANKTQPSQPKQTKEESFGLSLPLGEEYERKKQKLKQELRLDYRRFVSEKKNQMIADPLPQSHMLSLPIKERRSAKEKLQDERNKEYNLFLRGQEEPQKIGKSSSTPQALDRFGSITPKYPAGSPEVQVQRGSQGPENITFSRRDVATLTEPISGVPKVSRPRRHWAETPNRWGGPYRDHTSSDEEIELPEKERLRNVQEDTGATRRGGKHDNSSHSLQAPARAQNRSVNEQNMTEFATGLMIGAAEGDEASQRRKEHYRLELLQQIAEQQKNKRKEKELELRVAATGAVDPEKKPDRIKQFGAVTREYEGRRRDVPYHPGLGPEVFRADSARRLKEDKPPQAPKESAPPERPRVAFQSPSLDHSTVLSRLANTSGFGLEAGANGTTPVTEDNYRSLSRTLGEIVAPRITGVRPPLGPSLADSYQTPYDNAYYYYGARNPLDPNLAHYGPAGDQQSHIPPEAHWPVLQPPSGGLTQAISHAGVVPSGPSFFSHKRLQQPKESAVSHQEALKQQIQERQQRRHREKVETELYDAKLEAEMKAYEPWGRGGGGAPLRDNHGNLISDLKQMHKSNVEAYDSGGRVAQIPVASRTEPVGFGSSQPPVQARGNLFNELPSPQQLHDQEKYKDCLKQQIEEKRRKEAEERERSRLEDEKEERRLAEQRARIQREFEEEQERKRQKEKEQIAKNEELIRQAEDRRKEAEKMKKEAEEKENEALRKRLEREKQTHMEEVHRAPSPPLPTLQKKLRQQMPRPPSLESHRSSATVSMRSMSAPHSPPVPARRNEIRATEEKQTVIRELSALRRQLRSEQRRLEGQLMQSNGNDHTPPVHGRPREHLLEDVFEVARLRKEVPIRRPASHTTAAANMHNLQEFNHLKYRDGASREEVRQAYPDPPSDDHSLDIQQQALLRQQQRTINSLRRGRPADYFDMVSSGKQHLEQRLNSAENPGRRLLLDSESAFIDPSGNSFHLHSRRDQRARRAVRKADISDDVVNRYTRPDSGPDSQSLHSLTSTEIERLRERTKNKMTSLNNMREHDWRSGEVSAEEGEELWSQTPSTNRRVSIDTIATDPWLRPSSSDTLKRFMGGHRPSNRNHAGQDWEGPSTYHG from the exons ATGAATGTCAACATCAGCAACTTTATGGAGGAGAGAAGGGCGGACACAGAAGAAGCACCGTACATGGAGATGAAG ACAAGTTTTGGTAACAAGGAGAACATCAAACCTGCTAACAAAACACAACCTTCACAACCCAAACAGACCAAAG AAGAGAGTTTTGGCCTCAGTTTACCTCTGGGAGAAGAATATGAACGAAAAAAGCAGAAGTTAAAGCAAGAGCTACGTCTTGATTACCGGCGCTTTGTGTCTGAG aaaaaaaatcaaatgattGCTGATCCACTTCCACAGTCGCACATGCTCTCTCTCCCCATAAAAGAACGGAGATCAGCGAAG GAAAAGCTGCAAGATGAGAGGAACAAGGAGTATAATCTGTTTCTCCGAGGACAAGAGGAACCACAGAAAATAGGGAAATCTTCAAGCACTCCACAG GCCCTGGATCGTTTTGGCTCTATTACTCCAAAGTACCCTGCTGGTTCTCCAGAGGTACAAGTGCAAAGAGGCAGTCAGGGCCCAGAGAACATCACGTTCTCAAGGAGGGATGTTGCCACTCTAACTGAGCCCATTTCCGGAGTGCCTAAGGTATCAAGGCCACGGAGACACTGGGCAGAGACGCCGAATCGCTGGGGAGGCCCTTACCGAGATCACACCAGTTCTGATGAGGAGATAGAGCTCCCAGAGAAGGAAAGGCTTAGAAATGTACAGGAAGACACTGGTGCAACCAGGAGAGGAGGAAAACACGACAATAGCTCACACAG TCTACAAGCACCGGCTCGAGCGCAAAACAGATCTGTCAATGAGCAGAACATGACAGAGTTTGCTACAGGACTCATGATTG GTGCTGCTGAAGGGGATGAGGCCTCTCAGAGGAGGAAGGAACATTATAGACTTGAGCTGCTACAGCAAATAGCCGAGCAACAGAAGAACAAAAGGAA GGAAAAGGAACTTGAGTTGAGAGTGGCTGCAACAGGCGCTGTTGATCCAGAAAAAAAG CCAGACAGAATCAAACAATTTGGTGCAGTGACCCGGGAGTATGAGGGCAGGAGAAGGGATGTGCCTTACCACCCAGGGCTGGGTCCTGAGGTCTTCAGGGCTGACTCTGCCAGGCGGCTCAAAGAAGACAAACCTCCACAAGCACCAAAGGAGAGCGCACCTCCCGAGAGACCTCGTGTTGCTTTCCAGTCCCCGTCTCTGGACCACAGCACTGTCTTAAGCCGGCTGGCTAACACATCAGGCTTTGGTCTGGAGGCTGGAGCCAATGGTACCACCCCTGTTACTGAAGACAATTACAGAAGCCTCTCAAGAACCCTGGGGGAGATAGTTGCCCCAAG AATTACAGGTGTGCGTCCTCCGTTGGGTCCTTCCCTCGCAGACTCCTATCAAACTCCTTATGATAATGCATATTACTATTATGGAGCCAGAAATCCTCTAGACCCCAATCTGGCCCACT ATGGACCAGCAGGGGATCAACAGTCACACATCCCTCCAGAAGCACATTGGCCAGTTCTGCAGCCTCCCTCTGGAGGCCTCACACA AGCGATCAGCCATGCTGGAGTTGTTCCCTCAGGACCATCGTTCTTTTCTCACAAGAGGCTGCAGCAGCCCAAGGAAAGTGCTGTTAGCCATCAGGAAGCCCTTAAGCAGCAG ATTCAAGAACGACAGCAGAGACGACATCGTGAGAAGGTGGAAACAGAGCTGTATGATGCTAAATTAGAGGCTGAGATGAAGGCCTACGAGCCCTGGGGAAGAGGTGGAGGAGGAGCCCCTCTTAGGGACAATCATGGAAATCTTATCA gtgatttgaaacaaatgCATAAATCAAATGTGGAAGCTTATGATTCTGGAGGCAGAGTAGCCCAGATTCCAGTGGCTTCTAGGACAG AGCCTGTAGGTTTTGGCTCTTCTCAGCCACCTGTACAAGCACGGGGTAACCTTTTCAACGAACTGCCCTCTCCACAGCAGCTTCATGACCAGGAAAAGTACAAAGATTGTTTGAAACAACAG ATCGAGGAAAAGAGGAGAAAGGAGGCAGAAGAGAGGGAGCGGAGCAGGCTCGAGGATGAGAAAGAAGAGAGGCGGCTGGCCGAACAGCGAGCTCGGATCCAAAGGGAGTTTGAGGAAGAGCAGGAGCGGAAGCgtcagaaagagaaagag CAAATAGCCAAAAATGAGGAGTTGATCAGGCAAGCCGAAGATCGCCGTAAAGAGGCTgagaaaatgaagaaagaaGCGGAGGAGAAAGAGAATGAGGCCCTGAGGAAGAGACTCGAGAGAGAGAAGCAGACACATATGGAGGAG GTCCACAGGGCACCGTCACCACCCCTACCAACCTTGCAGAAGAAACTACGTCAGCAGATGCCTAGACCTCCATCGCTGGAGAGCCACCGCTCTTCTGCAACTGTGTCT ATGCGCTCGATGTCAGCACCACATTCTCCACCGGTGCCTGCCCGCAGGAACGAGATCAGGGCCACAG aagaaaagCAGACAGTAATCAGGGAGTTATCAGCCTTGCGTAGGCAGCTGCGGAGTGAACAGAGACGTCTGGAGGGACAGTTAATGCAGTCCAACGGAAATGACCACACCCCTCCTGTTCATGGCAG GCCAAGAGAACACCTCCTGGAGGATGTTTTTGAAGTGGCAAGACTACGCAAAGAAGTGCCCATCAGGAGGCCGGCTTCCCACACCACCGCAGCAGCCAACATGCACAACCTACAAGAGTTTAATCATCTGAAGTACAGAG ATGGTGCATCTCGTGAGGAGGTGCGGCAGGCATATCCTGACCCCCCCAGTGACGATCACAGTCTAGATATCCAGCAACAGGCTCTATTACGACAACAGCAACGAACCATAAACAGCCTGAGGAGGGGCAGACCTGCTG ATTACTTTGATATGGTGTCTTCAGGAAAGCAGCATCTTGAGCAG AGGCTGAATTCTGCAGAGAATCCAGGCAGACGCTTGCTGTTAGACTCAGAGAGTGCCTTTATTG ACCCCAGTGGCAATTCATTCCATCTACATTCCCGGCGTGACCAGAGAGCGAGACGGGCAGTTAGGAAGGCAGACATCTCTGAT GATGTGGTAAACAGGTACACTCGACCTGACAGTGGTCCTGACAGCCAGTCCCTGCACTCACTAACCAGCACAGAAATAGAGCGGCTGAGGGAGCGCACAAAGAACAAGATGACATCGCTGAACAACATGAGAGAACATGACTGGAGATCAG GGGAAGTGTCAGCTGAGGAAGGGGAGGAGCTATGGTCACAGACTCCTTCAACCAACCGGCGTGTTTCCATTGACACCATTGCCACAGACCCCTGGTTACGTCCTAGTTCCTCAGATACTCTGAAGAGGTTCATGGGTGGTCACAGGCCATCCAACCGAAACCATGCAGGCCAGGATTGGGAAGGGCCGTCCACTTACCATGGTTAA